GCCCATAGATTCACTAGGTTTTATCTAGCTATGGCGGCTGTTGCTGAGAATTAAGGCAAAAGGAGCAGCCATTCATTTGGAGCGTTATTCATAGTCGTGTAGCAGCTGGGTCTGAATGTGTTTTGTTAGATTCCATCCAGACTGTAGTACCTTTGATATATAAAATGCTTAATTTGTTTCCCCTAGATTCTTGCTCTTGGTATAGGCAATTAGCTAGGCAGGCAGGCATACATTTTGTATAGGTAGGTAACAATTTGGATATATAATTGCAGGAGCAAGATCCAGAACTCAGCTTGCAGTTGTTCCCCATGTTCAATATTCGACTTCGACGACTAGCACAGATAGAGAGCTTCGGCCGCAGCAACAGCAGCAGGTCAGAAAGAAGCAgccattttttttatgtttgccAGCGCATTGCTGCTCAAattctaccaaaaaaaaaaaaaggctaactAATTAAGcttgctttaattttatttgtttgttgttgttgtaaattATTACTGttactattactattattattattcttattaggATAGTGGTGGGGAGGAAATGGAATTGTGGGGGAAATCAAGAAGAAGGATGATGATAGGATCGACAGCGCCAACCTGCACATACAATGAATGCCGAGGGTGCAAGTACAAGTGCAGAGCAGAGCAAGTCCCCGTAGAGGGAAACGATCCCATTAATAGTGCATACCACTACAAATGCGTTTGCCATAGGTAAACTACTttactgctgctgctgctgctgcaatcCAGAGAAAAATATTATCCTCGCATCATCATGCATCTTGTTGAGGAGCctgcttaattatttatttattaacaagGGAAAGGAGAGGCGCCCAGCAGCAGCTGCTGCAAAACCCACCTCAGATTCAGAATTCAAAACCAGCGGCCGCTCCAAATTGATTTGAgctgctgctgctactgctTTTTTTGTTGGTGTTGTTGTTGCTCCGTACAATTAGGCTAGAACTAGATGTGACCCTACGTGCAATTAGCTGTTACAGTAGTAGTGTCCTCTCTCtgtctcttctctctcctccccccCCCGGGGGCCGGATTGGATGGATTCACACTCTGTTGGACCGTATAAATCTTTTTGGGTGTTATGTATCAGTAAGCTATCACGAGAAGGATTCTGATCTGTAGgccatttatttttctcttgcaattaatttcttcttcttcttcttcttcttcttcttctatcacGTTAAGCTGCACGGATAGAGATTAGATTTGTTGTCAGTACTGGTGGATACACAATAAAAAAAGGTTTCAACAATTGTTCGATAATTCATTCAATCTCAAATTCAACTGGAATTCACTGACTTACAGTAACACAAGGAAATTCAAAAGAGTTGCTGTATATGTCCAGCAtaaacagatatatatatataataaaaaaaatagataaatataaaatatatataagattgaGGTTTGAAGGagagattatttaaaatactgatttatatttaatttaaattctattaacATCAAATTTGCCATGCATGGTAGCATTTCAAGTACCTCCaaataatgatttttaaattttaaaatgaatccTAAGGAGAAGGTAGCTAGGCCTAGGGGCTGGAAAATGTGGCAATAAATGGCAAGTGGCACTTGGACGTGGTCCCAAAATGTTTTCTATAGAAAGCGCCGCTACTGAAAGCTCACATCACATGGCTGCGGGCTGCTGCCTTATTACGCAAAATATGAGTTCCAATTGGGGCATAACACAAGGGTTGCTAAAAAGGCGAAAGCCTTAACAGGTTCATGGCCAGCCCCAGCCAAGCAAATTATAACCCATGTAATTAACATGTTACATCTAAATTCTAATGCTCcctttttcctttccctttgccTTTGCGGCACGTACGGGGCATGCCCGTTTGGTCGTATCACTCACCAGAAGagagccatatatatatatatatatttgaattgacGACAGTTTGTGATTGATGTATTATTGTATGACATTCGGTCTCTGGGACAAGTGAGTAGATGGGCGAGTCAACTTTctgggtttttattttttttatttatttttcctgataaaatctctccccccccccccccctccctctctctctacatatatatatatatatatatacacacacatacacacaataTATGTGCAAGTGACTGTCTGAGCAGTTTGGTGGATCAATCTTTCAAGATACCGGTGCTGATCTTTCACGGCTTCTTCTTCATCACACACCTCGCTTTCTCGCGcgccttaattaattacatcatCGGTCACACCCAGctctttctttaattaattagttactGTAAACAATGACTCAAAATGTTTTACAATAAATACGATAAGACGTGTCCGAAGCATCTACGGAAGCgccgatgatgatgatgagatgAGGACGACGAtgatgtactatatatatatatatatatatactattagaAACAACGACAGGCCTTGGGGTTGGGGTAGCTAAGCTTCCACTCCCATTTATTTGCTCCCAAGCTTGTGCGTGCGTCCATATCAAGCTGCCGGTCTATTATATTACACCAACAAATGCACCTCTATCCTCAATTCTATTAATTCCACTACTGGATGTGCATAATCTTCACGCATCATTGGGCATTGGCTGGTTTATGTATGCGATGGGAAATCCAGGTACGTACGTAGATCACATGTGCATTATTATTTGTATACCTCTTGTGTGGTCCTAAGTGTGAACTAACAACAGGAACCTctatatctatattattattGATGAGTAACACTAATTAACAAGAAGACAATTAAACATTACTTGTAGAAATGCataggctatatatatatatatatatatatgaaaatcttCATTTTATACACTTTCAACAAACTTAATTTAACTTAGTTTGACAACAAAAAGGCAATAGATTACGATGCCTTAAAGACTATAAGGGGATTTTCTGAGAATTAATGCATCCCAAAtaagagtgcgattttgttcactctTTTTAACGAGACGAGGGTTAAAACTAACAAAGGAGACAATgatcaccccgttaaagggggttatgttcaccccgttaaaggggatgaacaaaattgcactccccAAATAACGAAAATTGATCAAGTCATGATTATGAACTAAAGTTAAAAATGAGGAATCATTGACATGACATATGAATGATACTACAGTTgtgaattaatatattatttatttatattaacatgacaaaaaatattGTTAGAATGTGTGAAATTTTTCTAGTATGATTTTTTTGCAAtctaattccaaaaattatgGTAAACTGTGTATGTCCTTAAATTTAGGAATGTTGTCTAAATATCCTTAAATCTAGGAATATTGtctaaataaagaaatattttagttGTTGTGTTAGGTAAATCTTGTCAATTAGCAGCCTTtgttaatgaaaaatttagagaaaagtgtattgaattttgttctctcaatatcttttaattttttttttttttttgaaagtagTGTTTGTTGTGTGTGAGATAAGATTTTAACATGGTACcagaattattttcttaagggTTGTGAGtataatctctttttttttttctttgttcgtGAGAATTAAACATTGTGTGTTTAAGAGAAAACAAGTTAGCTATCCTTTCACTaaatcaaaaatttgaaagttgtttGTTATGGCATCAAGAAGCCTCTATGCAGCTAGTTCTCCAGTTTTTTTATGGTGAGAATTATTAAATGTGGGCTATTAAAATGAAGGCCTACTTGAAAGCTCTTAACCTATGGGATGTAGTAGAGCAAGGAGCAGTACGTGTtctatttttgagagaaaatgctACCTTGAATGAAATCAAGAAGCATGAGGAGCAGGCTACCAAAAGTCCCAAGGCACTTACATGCCTTCATTCTACATTATTAGAAGTTATTTTTGCAAGGATAATGGCCTGTGAAACAGAAAATGAGGCCTGGGACaaattgaaaaaagaatttGAGGGAAGTGATAGAATTAAGGCATTTAGGTTTTTGACTCTTAAGAGAGAGTTTGAACTCTTGAAGATGAAGGAATCTGAAGGTGTTAAAGATTATGCTGCTAAACATATGGAAATAGTTAATCAGATTAGACTCTATGGTGAGTCTATTTCAAATCAAAAGGTGGTGGAAAAGGTCATGATAAGCCTCCCTGATAagtttgaatttaatatttcagCTATAGAAGAATCATGTGACTTGACAACTCTTACTATTGCAGAACTTATCTCTAAGCTGCAGGCACAAGAGCAAAGAATCTCAATGAGGTCTAAAGATGTTAGCGAATAAGCCTTCCAAGCCCTCCAAGCAAAGTATAAGGGAAAAGCTCTATTAAGAATAAAGGAAGGGCAAAACGAAAACAGAGATGGTTAtgggaaaataaaatttgtgcCTTGTGAAAAGACAAATCATGTTGAAGATAGATGCTGGAAAAAGGTTCAATGCAATATTTGTAAGAAGCAAAGTCATATAGAAAGATTTTGCAAAGCAAAGTAAAATCAGACCCAACAGCAACCTATTCACTAAGCCAATTTCATTGATGAACAATCACAAGCTGAAGAATATCTATATTTTGCATCTCAAGTTTATGCGTCAccagaaaaatacatttggaATGTTCACAATGGTTGCAGCAACCATATGGCCAAAGATGCGAGCTTTTTTAAGTTCTTGGATAGATCAATCAAAACCAAAGTCATAATGGAAAATAGAGAGGTTGTACAAGCTGAAGGAAAAGGTTCAATTGCACTCTATGATAGAAATGAAGTGATAAGGCACACACCAACCAAGAGGGGGATGAATTGATTATAAAAAAACTTTAaacaatgtaaaatatttttcaatgaaaGATTGATATGCAAAATATGTGAGGAATGGATAGGTgctaaaaagtaaattaaataacacaaaaacacaaagatttatagtgatttggcTTATCCAACTCTAGTCCGCTACCTTacctgtaatacccaagaactttggggtGTTactttaaaggaaaaatgaaaatttggagaaaataggtATCTGAAAAgctcaaaaaaattatcaaatcagCCGAAGGAAGAACCCTGAAGCCtaaatatctaagaaaaaaGGAACAGCTTTAACGAGCATATCGAGGcaagatttttaaaatcaaaagaaattgaattgggaacgattttcggtacagaaAAAATGcaactgtcatttaggctgcaagAATCGAATATTTAAAGGAGACTTCTGGGAAATCAACAGAACCTTGAGAAggctttgatttttcataaagaacaacccttcagtagtttcaggaagaaacgaataaggttagggtcaaaacgaagaaatgggcctaagtgtaattttccaaaGTTGCCCGAGGGggttaaaatgtcattttttccaaaagtttcaaaaagaaaattgaaagatTTGAACTTGAGGGACTCGATAGCAATTAAGAAAAGTCCAGGGGTTGTGAGAAAGAGGGACAAATTGAGAAAACCAAAacagtttgggccaaagtgcaaaacaATAAAAACCTTGGCCATGGAATCCGACCAAGCCACGAGGAGTCGCCAAAAGCTTCTAGGGTTTCATGGGAAATGGTCAGGGAGGGCCAAGGAGTGATGATAAGCCGACAAGGGCCACCGGAGTGGCCGAATTTTCGAAAAAATCGGCCAAGAAAGCTAGGCCGAAAAATCGCACCTTGCAACTAGCTTTTGTAGTCGACCTTTGATGCTTCTAGGTCGATCTAGGGGTGGTGAGAACGCTTAAGGCAATGGGCAAGGCGACCAAGGCCAATTGGAGCTTCAACATTGCCTATAAATATAGCTCTTTGATggcaaaaaaattcaaaaatgggAGGCTCAAATCGAAGGCATTTTTGAACGAATTGGCCAACCAAAATAAGGGACTTTTGTTGTCCATAAGGTAAGAATTATTTCTGTgcattttgaaacattttggtTGAGAAATGAAGGGATTTCAAAGCTCGTCAGAGGTGGGAGGCGGACCGTCTGGCTAAGAGTTTGGCCAGTCCGTTGAGGGCTTTTCGGTGGTTCTTTCGGGCTGAAACCTATGCCATTAGGATCGACTTGGCATAGTATTCCTGGTGGTGCAAAAATCCCATTTTTCTGGCAAGCTGTGGTTGGAGAAGACGACCGACGTGTGGGCCCCACACGCCAGTCTCACACGCCCTACCACGTGCCGGCGCGTGTGGGCTTggaaatttttgtaattttttttaaaaatcttggaaaattattttatgatttttcatgaaaaaatatttgcaaaataagttacgtaggtatttattttggtttattagagagaaataattaaagaaaaatagagaaaaaggcaagaaaattaaagaaaaataggttttattattatttaaataaatatcttgcctagggtgcttTTGAACTTGAGGTGAAACATTTGGTGAGAATTTCAAAGTTAGCACATAAATCGAGGCAGTTTGCATGCTTCTCAAGGTATCTCAATTTTTGTGAAAGATGAGTGATTTTATCCCTATAACTCATATTCGATATGATTACCTTTCTATGCACGATATTTACATATGTTATGATCAATTTCGTCATATTTATTCATATAGTGTTGAATGAAAAGTTGTGATACtcacatggcatgatattatcgtcatattgaaactcgtgcatgggattgggatgtcgccctaagAGTATAGTCGTAATTCTTcgagggcaattgatggaacaatgtTAGGGTTATCCTGCAGATGTTCGGGATTTTGCCTAGGGTTCTGTGCTGGACTGATAGGtaagggaagttacactaagggtatctgcttataaatgtccatgcatcattcattcattcatacttGTCTAACcttcacttagaagatttcatcttttaatattggactatgtccctggaatattccacattACAGGTGAGACAAGCGGCTGGAAGGGCAAGGAAATGATCGAGACCTGATCCCGACGAAAATTTTGTGGGTCTCATATAGGGCTAGACCATATATTTCATTAGActgtattatttagattttaaataaatgtgttgggTAAATGATGTTGATGAACCCAGGTTAGGTTTGCGAGGTTTCAtgcaggttctgatcttgcttttGCTTATGTTTAAATTGTATCATTCATTTACTAtatttgggagtgttattaaataaaagttatgttgagaaTTTATTGCCAGTTTatgtttgatgtaaaaaaaaaaacatcctagcatatattaataCCCTGGAtggcggggtgttacattagctcttcattaaggattttaaaactCAATCCACTAAAACACCTACTTAAACTAAATAAGTCTACTAGTCTAAAGACTAGAAAAATACAAccttttatcaaataaataggCTTTCAAGCTCTACAAGTTTGGAAAATGAATACAATAGTAAAAAGAGAGAGTTCTAAGAGTTTGACCTCTTaattacaagttctctcaatgaaacaacaaggcttgaatgaagaTAAACACAAGATAAGCACAGACTTTACAATTTAATATGAGAGAATAGTAAATTTAAACCTCAATAACGTTTTGAACACTTGGTAGTTGAGTATTGAATGATCTTTCAactacctatttatagttgatgtcGAGAGAAGACAAAAATCAAGCCGCTGGAGTTGGTTATGCTGCATTAAATgcattgaaaaactagccgatAGAAATTTTCCCGAAAGAAATTGTTGACAGGTTGCTTGATACTAGCGATAGTTTGGTTCacaatttcaaaccaaacccTATAATTTGTCGACAAATAAATCTAGAGAACATGCTTTTAATTAAACTGTCAACAAATTTACATAAACTGTCAACGGGTTGGACTTTTAATCAAAAGATACTGTCAATAGTTTTCTGAAAAATGTCGACAATTTCTAACTTTGAAACACATGAATCTTTGATTGTTTCTAGCTTTGAAACACATTAGTTTAAAACACGTTATATTGATTAATCTTTGTTTGTTTGGAaaatacactacaagaaaaatactttttagtgacagaatttaaTAACAGAattattc
The Diospyros lotus cultivar Yz01 chromosome 12, ASM1463336v1, whole genome shotgun sequence DNA segment above includes these coding regions:
- the LOC127787360 gene encoding uncharacterized protein LOC127787360 isoform X2 is translated as MLRMLFKEQDPELSLQLFPMFNIRLRRLAQIESFGRSNSSSGGEEMELWGKSRRRMMIGSTAPTCTYNECRGCKYKCRAEQVPVEGNDPINSAYHYKCVCHRERRGAQQQLLQNPPQIQNSKPAAAPN
- the LOC127787360 gene encoding uncharacterized protein LOC127787360 isoform X3, with amino-acid sequence MCFEQDPELSLQLFPMFNIRLRRLAQIESFGRSNSSSGGEEMELWGKSRRRMMIGSTAPTCTYNECRGCKYKCRAEQVPVEGNDPINSAYHYKCVCHRERRGAQQQLLQNPPQIQNSKPAAAPN
- the LOC127787360 gene encoding uncharacterized protein LOC127787360 isoform X1; this translates as MATKTRQSYLLLLFFAVIYAAHAIQGARSRTQLAVVPHVQYSTSTTSTDRELRPQQQQQDSGGEEMELWGKSRRRMMIGSTAPTCTYNECRGCKYKCRAEQVPVEGNDPINSAYHYKCVCHRERRGAQQQLLQNPPQIQNSKPAAAPN